A single region of the Apodemus sylvaticus chromosome 7, mApoSyl1.1, whole genome shotgun sequence genome encodes:
- the Ccdc51 gene encoding mitochondrial potassium channel isoform X3, with product MKAPAMMGCSPVFAMQHVVGVPHILVRRTFLGTDLLTTRTLCSPGPSQPREKRPETAALGLFHRLLELGRTLSHSVQHQAASTAKAWWDRYEEFVGLNEVREAQGNVTEAEKVFMVARGLVREARQGLEAQQSKLKEVRDRLDRVSREDNQYLELATLEHRMLQEEKRLRIAYLRAEDSEREKFSLFSAAVRESHEKERTRAERTKNWSLIGSVLGALIGVAGSTYVNRVRLQELKALLLEAQKGPVSLQEAIREQASSYSLQQKDIQDLMMDLKGLVHVGQGQGSGSPTGPSSTGGKDTDGLSATLKEQLSLSQQVCSCLEGLREQLDGLEKTCSQMAGAVQLAKAPAHPGVVGPVDGALPSSLLEHGSVILALSEMEQRLEAQANRNTISSTLVTCVTFMAALPVLYMLFKTS from the exons ATGAAAG CTCCTGCGATGATGGGGTGCAGCCCTGTGTTCGCAATGCAACACGTGGTGGGTGTGCCCCATATACTGGTGCGGAGAACCTTCCTTGGAACGGACCTCCTCACGACAAGGACTCTGTGCAGTCCAGGTCCCAGCCAGCCTAGAGAGAAGCGACCGGAAACTGCAGCTCTAGGGCTGTTTCACCGCCTCCTAGAATTGGGAAGGACACTGAGCCACAGCGTTCAGCATCAAGCAGCCTCTACTGCCAAGGCTTGGTGGGACAGATATGAAGAGTTCGTGGGACTCAATGAAGTTCGAGAGGCCCAGGGAAATGTGACGGAG GCGGAGAAAGTGTTCATGGTGGCGCGTGGTCTCGTCCGAGAGGCTCGGCAGGGTCTGGAAGCTCAGCAGAGTAAGCTGAAGGAGGTGAGGGACCGCCTGGACCGTGTCTCCAGGGAGGACAACCAGTACCTGGAACTGGCTACTCTGGAGCACAGGATGCTACAG GAAGAGAAAAGGCTCCGGATAGCATATCTGCGTGCAGAAGACTCCGAGCGAGAGAAGTTCTCTCTGTTCTCTGCAGCCGTGAGGGAGAGTCACGAGAAAGAACGTACGAGGGCTGAGAGGACCAAGAACTGGTCCCTCATTGGGTCAGTTCTAGGAGCGCTGATAGGTGTGGCTGGTTCCACCTATGTTAACCGAGTCCGGCTACAGGAGCTGAAGGCCTTACTCCTGGAGGCACAGAAAGGGCCTGTGAGTCTCCAGGAGGCCATCCGTGAACAGGCTTCTAGCTATTCCCTCCAACAGAAAGACATCCAGGACCTTATGATGGATCTGAAGGGCCTGGTGCACGTTGGGCAGGGCCAGGGCTCCGGGTCACCAACAGGTCCTTCTTCTACCGGAGGAAAAGACACAGATGGCCTTTCAGCCACCTTGAAAGAACAGCTCAGTCTTTCCCAGCAGGTCTGTTCCTGCCTAGAGGGTTTACGAGAGCAGCTTGATGGCCTGGAAAAGACTTGCAGCCAAATGGCTGGGGCGGTTCAGCTTGCAAAGGCTCCGGCACATCCAGGCGTGGTGGGGCCAGTGGATGGGGCCCTGCCCAGCTCCTTGCTGGAACATGGGAGTGTGATCTTGGCCCTGTCAGAGATGGAGCAGAGGCTAGAAGCCCAGGCTAACAGGAATACTATCTCTAGCACACTGGTCACCTGTGTGACATTTATGGCTGCATTGCCTGTGCTCTACATGCTGTTCAAGACCAGTTAG
- the Ccdc51 gene encoding mitochondrial potassium channel isoform X1 — MMFLRKIQLRQGCQVEVTAAERGAPAMMGCSPVFAMQHVVGVPHILVRRTFLGTDLLTTRTLCSPGPSQPREKRPETAALGLFHRLLELGRTLSHSVQHQAASTAKAWWDRYEEFVGLNEVREAQGNVTEAEKVFMVARGLVREARQGLEAQQSKLKEVRDRLDRVSREDNQYLELATLEHRMLQEEKRLRIAYLRAEDSEREKFSLFSAAVRESHEKERTRAERTKNWSLIGSVLGALIGVAGSTYVNRVRLQELKALLLEAQKGPVSLQEAIREQASSYSLQQKDIQDLMMDLKGLVHVGQGQGSGSPTGPSSTGGKDTDGLSATLKEQLSLSQQVCSCLEGLREQLDGLEKTCSQMAGAVQLAKAPAHPGVVGPVDGALPSSLLEHGSVILALSEMEQRLEAQANRNTISSTLVTCVTFMAALPVLYMLFKTS, encoded by the exons CTCCTGCGATGATGGGGTGCAGCCCTGTGTTCGCAATGCAACACGTGGTGGGTGTGCCCCATATACTGGTGCGGAGAACCTTCCTTGGAACGGACCTCCTCACGACAAGGACTCTGTGCAGTCCAGGTCCCAGCCAGCCTAGAGAGAAGCGACCGGAAACTGCAGCTCTAGGGCTGTTTCACCGCCTCCTAGAATTGGGAAGGACACTGAGCCACAGCGTTCAGCATCAAGCAGCCTCTACTGCCAAGGCTTGGTGGGACAGATATGAAGAGTTCGTGGGACTCAATGAAGTTCGAGAGGCCCAGGGAAATGTGACGGAG GCGGAGAAAGTGTTCATGGTGGCGCGTGGTCTCGTCCGAGAGGCTCGGCAGGGTCTGGAAGCTCAGCAGAGTAAGCTGAAGGAGGTGAGGGACCGCCTGGACCGTGTCTCCAGGGAGGACAACCAGTACCTGGAACTGGCTACTCTGGAGCACAGGATGCTACAG GAAGAGAAAAGGCTCCGGATAGCATATCTGCGTGCAGAAGACTCCGAGCGAGAGAAGTTCTCTCTGTTCTCTGCAGCCGTGAGGGAGAGTCACGAGAAAGAACGTACGAGGGCTGAGAGGACCAAGAACTGGTCCCTCATTGGGTCAGTTCTAGGAGCGCTGATAGGTGTGGCTGGTTCCACCTATGTTAACCGAGTCCGGCTACAGGAGCTGAAGGCCTTACTCCTGGAGGCACAGAAAGGGCCTGTGAGTCTCCAGGAGGCCATCCGTGAACAGGCTTCTAGCTATTCCCTCCAACAGAAAGACATCCAGGACCTTATGATGGATCTGAAGGGCCTGGTGCACGTTGGGCAGGGCCAGGGCTCCGGGTCACCAACAGGTCCTTCTTCTACCGGAGGAAAAGACACAGATGGCCTTTCAGCCACCTTGAAAGAACAGCTCAGTCTTTCCCAGCAGGTCTGTTCCTGCCTAGAGGGTTTACGAGAGCAGCTTGATGGCCTGGAAAAGACTTGCAGCCAAATGGCTGGGGCGGTTCAGCTTGCAAAGGCTCCGGCACATCCAGGCGTGGTGGGGCCAGTGGATGGGGCCCTGCCCAGCTCCTTGCTGGAACATGGGAGTGTGATCTTGGCCCTGTCAGAGATGGAGCAGAGGCTAGAAGCCCAGGCTAACAGGAATACTATCTCTAGCACACTGGTCACCTGTGTGACATTTATGGCTGCATTGCCTGTGCTCTACATGCTGTTCAAGACCAGTTAG
- the Ccdc51 gene encoding mitochondrial potassium channel isoform X2, with translation MLFFWKQGSPRITNVSTPAMMGCSPVFAMQHVVGVPHILVRRTFLGTDLLTTRTLCSPGPSQPREKRPETAALGLFHRLLELGRTLSHSVQHQAASTAKAWWDRYEEFVGLNEVREAQGNVTEAEKVFMVARGLVREARQGLEAQQSKLKEVRDRLDRVSREDNQYLELATLEHRMLQEEKRLRIAYLRAEDSEREKFSLFSAAVRESHEKERTRAERTKNWSLIGSVLGALIGVAGSTYVNRVRLQELKALLLEAQKGPVSLQEAIREQASSYSLQQKDIQDLMMDLKGLVHVGQGQGSGSPTGPSSTGGKDTDGLSATLKEQLSLSQQVCSCLEGLREQLDGLEKTCSQMAGAVQLAKAPAHPGVVGPVDGALPSSLLEHGSVILALSEMEQRLEAQANRNTISSTLVTCVTFMAALPVLYMLFKTS, from the exons CTCCTGCGATGATGGGGTGCAGCCCTGTGTTCGCAATGCAACACGTGGTGGGTGTGCCCCATATACTGGTGCGGAGAACCTTCCTTGGAACGGACCTCCTCACGACAAGGACTCTGTGCAGTCCAGGTCCCAGCCAGCCTAGAGAGAAGCGACCGGAAACTGCAGCTCTAGGGCTGTTTCACCGCCTCCTAGAATTGGGAAGGACACTGAGCCACAGCGTTCAGCATCAAGCAGCCTCTACTGCCAAGGCTTGGTGGGACAGATATGAAGAGTTCGTGGGACTCAATGAAGTTCGAGAGGCCCAGGGAAATGTGACGGAG GCGGAGAAAGTGTTCATGGTGGCGCGTGGTCTCGTCCGAGAGGCTCGGCAGGGTCTGGAAGCTCAGCAGAGTAAGCTGAAGGAGGTGAGGGACCGCCTGGACCGTGTCTCCAGGGAGGACAACCAGTACCTGGAACTGGCTACTCTGGAGCACAGGATGCTACAG GAAGAGAAAAGGCTCCGGATAGCATATCTGCGTGCAGAAGACTCCGAGCGAGAGAAGTTCTCTCTGTTCTCTGCAGCCGTGAGGGAGAGTCACGAGAAAGAACGTACGAGGGCTGAGAGGACCAAGAACTGGTCCCTCATTGGGTCAGTTCTAGGAGCGCTGATAGGTGTGGCTGGTTCCACCTATGTTAACCGAGTCCGGCTACAGGAGCTGAAGGCCTTACTCCTGGAGGCACAGAAAGGGCCTGTGAGTCTCCAGGAGGCCATCCGTGAACAGGCTTCTAGCTATTCCCTCCAACAGAAAGACATCCAGGACCTTATGATGGATCTGAAGGGCCTGGTGCACGTTGGGCAGGGCCAGGGCTCCGGGTCACCAACAGGTCCTTCTTCTACCGGAGGAAAAGACACAGATGGCCTTTCAGCCACCTTGAAAGAACAGCTCAGTCTTTCCCAGCAGGTCTGTTCCTGCCTAGAGGGTTTACGAGAGCAGCTTGATGGCCTGGAAAAGACTTGCAGCCAAATGGCTGGGGCGGTTCAGCTTGCAAAGGCTCCGGCACATCCAGGCGTGGTGGGGCCAGTGGATGGGGCCCTGCCCAGCTCCTTGCTGGAACATGGGAGTGTGATCTTGGCCCTGTCAGAGATGGAGCAGAGGCTAGAAGCCCAGGCTAACAGGAATACTATCTCTAGCACACTGGTCACCTGTGTGACATTTATGGCTGCATTGCCTGTGCTCTACATGCTGTTCAAGACCAGTTAG
- the Ccdc51 gene encoding mitochondrial potassium channel isoform X4: MMGCSPVFAMQHVVGVPHILVRRTFLGTDLLTTRTLCSPGPSQPREKRPETAALGLFHRLLELGRTLSHSVQHQAASTAKAWWDRYEEFVGLNEVREAQGNVTEAEKVFMVARGLVREARQGLEAQQSKLKEVRDRLDRVSREDNQYLELATLEHRMLQEEKRLRIAYLRAEDSEREKFSLFSAAVRESHEKERTRAERTKNWSLIGSVLGALIGVAGSTYVNRVRLQELKALLLEAQKGPVSLQEAIREQASSYSLQQKDIQDLMMDLKGLVHVGQGQGSGSPTGPSSTGGKDTDGLSATLKEQLSLSQQVCSCLEGLREQLDGLEKTCSQMAGAVQLAKAPAHPGVVGPVDGALPSSLLEHGSVILALSEMEQRLEAQANRNTISSTLVTCVTFMAALPVLYMLFKTS, encoded by the exons ATGATGGGGTGCAGCCCTGTGTTCGCAATGCAACACGTGGTGGGTGTGCCCCATATACTGGTGCGGAGAACCTTCCTTGGAACGGACCTCCTCACGACAAGGACTCTGTGCAGTCCAGGTCCCAGCCAGCCTAGAGAGAAGCGACCGGAAACTGCAGCTCTAGGGCTGTTTCACCGCCTCCTAGAATTGGGAAGGACACTGAGCCACAGCGTTCAGCATCAAGCAGCCTCTACTGCCAAGGCTTGGTGGGACAGATATGAAGAGTTCGTGGGACTCAATGAAGTTCGAGAGGCCCAGGGAAATGTGACGGAG GCGGAGAAAGTGTTCATGGTGGCGCGTGGTCTCGTCCGAGAGGCTCGGCAGGGTCTGGAAGCTCAGCAGAGTAAGCTGAAGGAGGTGAGGGACCGCCTGGACCGTGTCTCCAGGGAGGACAACCAGTACCTGGAACTGGCTACTCTGGAGCACAGGATGCTACAG GAAGAGAAAAGGCTCCGGATAGCATATCTGCGTGCAGAAGACTCCGAGCGAGAGAAGTTCTCTCTGTTCTCTGCAGCCGTGAGGGAGAGTCACGAGAAAGAACGTACGAGGGCTGAGAGGACCAAGAACTGGTCCCTCATTGGGTCAGTTCTAGGAGCGCTGATAGGTGTGGCTGGTTCCACCTATGTTAACCGAGTCCGGCTACAGGAGCTGAAGGCCTTACTCCTGGAGGCACAGAAAGGGCCTGTGAGTCTCCAGGAGGCCATCCGTGAACAGGCTTCTAGCTATTCCCTCCAACAGAAAGACATCCAGGACCTTATGATGGATCTGAAGGGCCTGGTGCACGTTGGGCAGGGCCAGGGCTCCGGGTCACCAACAGGTCCTTCTTCTACCGGAGGAAAAGACACAGATGGCCTTTCAGCCACCTTGAAAGAACAGCTCAGTCTTTCCCAGCAGGTCTGTTCCTGCCTAGAGGGTTTACGAGAGCAGCTTGATGGCCTGGAAAAGACTTGCAGCCAAATGGCTGGGGCGGTTCAGCTTGCAAAGGCTCCGGCACATCCAGGCGTGGTGGGGCCAGTGGATGGGGCCCTGCCCAGCTCCTTGCTGGAACATGGGAGTGTGATCTTGGCCCTGTCAGAGATGGAGCAGAGGCTAGAAGCCCAGGCTAACAGGAATACTATCTCTAGCACACTGGTCACCTGTGTGACATTTATGGCTGCATTGCCTGTGCTCTACATGCTGTTCAAGACCAGTTAG